A genomic stretch from Erigeron canadensis isolate Cc75 chromosome 9, C_canadensis_v1, whole genome shotgun sequence includes:
- the LOC122582156 gene encoding OVARIAN TUMOR DOMAIN-containing deubiquitinating enzyme 3, producing the protein MAASAKKPSILEELKNGVFHFEIVSSLTSIATCHQRWSSSLLPSNRFFARIGTQQQLEVTSPALRKVESFKVHRVTGDGRCMFRALVKGMAMNKSLILSPGQERDNADELRMAIKEVLCDNDKERHHYEEALIAITVDEPLKRYCQRIARPDFWGGESELLVLSKLCRQPIVVYIPEHEHSGVGNGYGFIPIAEYGADFGKDSRKEKAKKAVRLLYSGRNHYDLLV; encoded by the exons ATGGCGGCGTCGGCGAAGAAACCCTCAATCCTTGAAGAGCTTAAAAATGGCGTCTTTCACTTTGAAATCGTATCATCTCTTACTTCAATTGCCACATGTCATCAGAGGTGGAGCAGCTCTCTTTTACCCTCCAACCGATTCTTTGCTCGAATTGGAACACAACAACAACT GGAAGTAACTTCACCAGCATTGAGAAAAGTTGAGAGCTTCAAGGTCCACAGGGTTACCGGTGATGGCCGTTGTATGTTTCGTGCTCTG GTGAAAGGAATGGCGATGAACAAGAGTCTTATTCTTAGTCCTGGACAAGAAAGGGATAATGCAG ACGAACTGCGGATGGCAATAAAAGAGGTGTTATGTGACAATGACAAAGAAAGACATCATTATGAAGAAGCTTTAATAGCAATTACTGTTGACGAGCCCTTAAAACG TTATTGTCAACGCATTGCACGGCCAGATTTTTGGGGAGGAGAGTCGGAACTACTG GTATTGTCGAAGTTATGTCGCCAACCAATTGTGGTCTATATACCTGAGCATGAG CATTCAGGAGTTGGCAACGGATATGGATTTATACCAATTGCTGAGTATGGAGCCGACTTTGGCAAGGattcaagaaaagaaaaggcCAAGAAAGCTGTGAGGCTTTTGTACAGTGGAAGAAATCATTATGATCTCCTTGTATAG
- the LOC122581641 gene encoding reticulon-like protein B12, translated as MTSSHGLLFNRQSSVHQILGAGLFADVILWRQKNVTLMILILTLASWLMFERSNYTLLSYVSNVLLLLLTILFLWAKSAQLLNRPTPPIPHLQLSEETINEAATLIHERINTMLSASYDIALGKDPKMFARVAAYLVLISIIGSLTDFRTLCYTGVVAVLTVPVAYERHEEHVDSSIKTGNMKLKQLYRRVDEECIKKVRKWILEKYKLS; from the exons ATGACTTCATCACATGGATTATTGTTCAACAGACAATCAAGTGTTCATCAGATTCTTGGCGCTGGACTTT TTGCAGATGTGATTCTATGGAGGCAAAAAAATGTTACGCTGATGATACTGATACTTACTTTAGCATCTTGGCTGATGTTTGAAAGATCCAATTACACGTTATTATCTTACGTCTCCAATGTTCTCTTACTCCTGCTTACAATTCTTTTTCTTTGGGCCAAATCGGCACAACTTCTCAATAG ACCCACACCACCAATTCCACACTTGCAGCTTTCAGAAGAAACCATAAATGAGGCTGCAACTCTGATCCATGAGAGAATTAACACAATGCTATCTGCATCATATGACATTGCACTTGGTAAAGATCCAAAAATGTTTGCTAGAGTGGCGGCATATTTGGTTCTGATCTCCATCATTGGAAGCCTAACTGATTTCCGTACATTATGCTACACAG GCGTTGTAGCTGTTCTTACGGTTCCAGTAGCATACGAGAGACATGAAGAACATGTTGATTCAAGTATAAAGACGGGAAATATGAAGTTGAAGCAGTTGTATAGAAGAGTTGATGAGGAATGTATAAAGAAAGTGAGGAAGTGGATTTTGGAGAAGTATAAACTAAGTTGA
- the LOC122581450 gene encoding mitochondrial uncoupling protein 1-like, producing MVGGGGSSDISFAGTFASSAFAACFAEICTIPLDTAKVRLQLQKKGIAGDGMALPKYRGMLGTVATIAKEEGLASLWKGIVPGLHRQCLYGGLRIGLYEPIKNLYVGENFVGDVPLTTKILAGLTTGALAIAVANPTDLVKVRLQAEGKLPAGVPRRYSGALNAYSTIVRQEGVKALWTGIGPNVARNAIINAAELASYDQVKQSILKIPGFTDNVLTHLLSGLGAGFFAVCIGSPVDVVKSRMMGDSSYTSTIDCFVKTLKNDGPLAFYKGFIPNFGRLGSWNVIMFLTLEQAKKFVKSIESP from the exons ATGGTGGGAGGAGGTGGGAGCTCGGATATATCATTCGCCGGAACTTTTGCTAGCAGTGCTTTTGCTGCTTGTTTCGCTGAG ATTTGCACAATTCCATTGGACACTGCAAAAGTTAGGCTCCAGCTGCAAAAGAAAGGAATCGCAGGAGATGGAATGGCTTTACCCAAATATCGGGGGATGCTTGGTACTGTAGCAACCATTGCAAAGGAAGAAGGTCTTGCGTCTTTGTGGAAAGGCATTGTACCTGGGTTACATCGTCAATGTTTGTATGGAGGCTTAAGGATAGGGCTCTATGAACCG ATTAAGAACTTGTATGTGGGTGAAAACTTTGTTGGTGATGTCCCTTTGACCACTAAAATACTGGCTGGACTTACAACCG GTGCTCTTGCAATCGCAGTAGCAAATCCTACAGATCTTGTGAAGGTTCGTCTACAAGCTGAAGGAAAACTGCCAGCTGGTGTGCCAAGGCGTTACTCTGGGGCATTAAATGCCTATTCAACAATAGTGAGGCAG GAAGGGGTTAAGGCTCTATGGACTGGCATTGGGCCCAATGTTGCACGTAATGCTATAATAAATGCTGCTGAGTTAGCCAGTTATGATCAAGTGAAGCAG TCAATTCTGAAGATCCCTGGGTTCACAGATAATGTGCTCACCCATCTATTATCTGGTTTAGGAGCTGGTTTTTTTGCAGTTTGCATTGGGTCCCCTGTTGACGTG GTCAAATCAAGAATGATGGGAGATTCAAGCTACACAAGCACCATTGATTGTTTTGTGAAGACTCTAAAGAATGAT GGACCTCTGGCATTCTACAAAGGCTTTATCCCAAACTTTGGACGTTTAGGTTCTTGGAATGTGATCATGTTTCTAACTCTTGAACAG GCTAAGAAGTTCGTTAAAAGCATAGAGTCTCCTTGA
- the LOC122581690 gene encoding E3 ubiquitin-protein ligase HAKAI homolog — MLQIRLSNKATASETGKLPSGETVTVACPDHLVLAELPVAKSLGYTNGVTPVKTVGRRSRRPLGERVHFCVQCDFPIAIYGRLIPCEHAFCLDCARSDSLCYLCDDRIQKIQTIKMMEGIFICAAPHCLKSFLKKSDFEAHVHAVHADLINSNPQKDVNESEAASTKKPTTSDSTVQAPTPRPVQDSEDRTPRPQPQPPVRPLIQPNPNPPHGFDGPTPMQIQQQNFEYPMNTLQPPNFVLPVNPHVMGPGLFGQPLYPGQQASEAGVEQGSLLGYPQPWNVGPNGVLFDPSMMMNQGGFFQGGPPSNIPQGGNANPSLPPPPPPLPPAFAQIPGNFYGGGDSSHHGQGPPGYSWPQDKRDGFGNGQD, encoded by the exons atgctTCAGATTCGGCTTAGCAACAAAGCTACCGCTTCAGAAACTGGCAAGCTCCCTTCTGGGGAGACCGTCACGGTTGCATGCCCAGATCATCTTGTTCTTGCCGAGCTTCCTGTTGCCAAGAGTCTTGGTTACACTAATGGTGTTACCCCTGTTAAGACTGTTGGTCGTAGGTCACGCCGCCCCCTTGGTGAACGTGTCCACTTCTGTGTTCAATGTGATTTCCCCATTGCTATCTACGGACGTCTG ATTCCTTGTGAGCATGCTTTTTGCCTGGATTGCGCCAGGAGTGACTCTTTGTGCTATCT GTGTGATGACCGTATACAGAAGATTCAGACGATTAAAATGATGGAAGGCATCTTTATATGTGCAGCACCACATTGTCTAAAGTCCTTCCTAAAGAAATCCGACTTTGAGGCTCACGTACATGCGGTCCATGCGGATCTAATTAATTCAAATCCTCAAAAAGATGTAAACGAGTCAGAAGCTGCAAGCACCAAGAAACCCACAACTTCTGATTCAACTGTTCAAGCCCCAACTCCAAGACCAGTCCAAGATAGTGAAGACCGAACACCTCGTCCCCAACCCCAACCCCCTGTCAGACCACTGATTCAGCCAAATCCTAACCCGCCACATGGTTTTGATGGGCCAACGCCAATGCAAATTCAACAACAGAATTTTGAGTACCCTATGAACACACTCCAGCCTCCCAATTTTGTATTACCAGTGAACCCACATGTGATGGGCCCTGGATTATTTGGCCAACCCCTTTATCCCGGTCAACAGGCTTCAGAAGCAGGTGTGGAACAAGGGTCATTGCTCGGTTATCCTCAACCTTGGAATGTTGGACCAAATGGTGTGCTGTTTGACCCTTCTATGATGATGAATCAAGGTGGTTTCTTTCAAGGAGGTCCACCATCAAACATTCCGCAAGGGGGAAATGCTAACCCATCactcccaccaccaccaccccctCTACCTCCGGCATTTGCTCAAATACCAGGGAATTTCTATGGTGGTGGTGATTCAAGTCACCATGGACAGGGTCCACCAGGGTACTCGTGGCCACAAGACAAGCGTGATGGCTTTGGAAATGGTCAAGATTAA
- the LOC122582486 gene encoding steroid 5-alpha-reductase DET2, with product MYHGANNNSVAYNLWKMPSDETFFHYAVVTLFLITPPTYLSCRYTTAPYGRHHRKGWGPTIPSSLAWFLMESPTVWFTLVLFPLGQHKSNPKSIILISPFLFHYIHRTFIYPLRIYRSKKQYPVSIALMAFIYNLFNSYLQTRWVSQYADDYESDVWFWIRFCCGLLVFTVGMFVNVRSDMMLVRLKKKDDNVKNGYKIPRNGLFEYVSCANYFGEIVEWFGWAVMTGSWVGLGFMLYTCANLVPRAVANHKWYLEKFGEDYPKQRKAVFPFLY from the coding sequence ATGTATCACGGAGCCAATAATAATAGTGTAGCATATAACTTGTGGAAAATGCCGTCCGATGAAACATTCTTTCACTACGCGGTCGTGACGTTGTTTCTGATAACCCCGCCAACATACCTCTCCTGCCGTTACACGACGGCGCCATACGGCAGACACCACCGTAAAGGCTGGGGACCCACCATCCCGTCATCGTTAGCTTGGTTCTTAATGGAATCCCCAACTGTGTGGTTCACCCTTGTGCTGTTTCCGTTGGGTCAACACAAGTCAAACCCCAAATCCATCATTTTAATCTCCCCTTTCCTTTTCCATTATATTCACCGCACCTTCATTTACCCGCTTCGCATCTACCGCAGTAAAAAACAATACCCAGTTAGTATAGCTCTCATGGCTTTTATTTACAATCTTTTTAACTCTTATTTGCAGACCAGATGGGTGTCGCAGTACGCTGATGATTATGAGAGTGATGTTTGGTTTTGGATTCGGTTTTGTTGTGGCCTGTTGGTTTTTACCGTGGGGATGTTTGTTAATGTGAGATCTGATATGATGTTggttagattaaaaaaaaaagatgataatGTTAAAAACGGGTATAAGATTCCTAGGAACGGGTTGTTTGAATATGTGAGCTGTGCTAATTATTTTGGTGAGATTGTGGAGTGGTTTGGTTGGGCTGTGATGACCGGATCATGGGTCGGGTTGGGTTTCATGTTGTATACATGTGCTAATTTGGTTCCGAGGGCAGTTGCTAATCATAAGTGGTATTTGGAGAAATTTGGTGAAGATTATCCTAAGCAAAGGAAAGCTGTTTTCCCTTTTCtgtattga